The following coding sequences lie in one Kingella potus genomic window:
- the azu gene encoding azurin, which translates to MKAYLALISAAALALSACGGEKPAETPPAPPAASAEAPASAASEAPASEASEPAAAASEAPASEAAAPAAGACETVVESDDMMNFNTKELVIDKTNCKEFKVTLKHTGKMPKTAMGHNIVISKAQDTKAVIADGASAGADGDYVKAGDERVIAYTKLIGGGEETSVTVDTSKLAADGKYEFYCSFPAHAAQMIGHVTLK; encoded by the coding sequence ATGAAAGCATATCTGGCACTGATTTCCGCAGCGGCTTTGGCTTTGAGCGCGTGCGGCGGCGAAAAACCCGCCGAGACCCCGCCCGCGCCGCCTGCGGCCTCCGCCGAAGCACCGGCTTCCGCCGCTTCCGAAGCACCTGCATCCGAAGCCTCCGAGCCTGCCGCAGCCGCTTCCGAAGCTCCCGCCTCCGAAGCCGCCGCGCCCGCCGCAGGTGCGTGTGAAACCGTGGTCGAATCCGACGACATGATGAACTTCAACACCAAAGAGCTGGTTATCGACAAAACCAACTGCAAAGAGTTCAAAGTAACCCTCAAACACACCGGCAAAATGCCCAAAACCGCAATGGGACACAACATCGTGATTTCCAAAGCGCAAGACACCAAAGCCGTGATTGCCGACGGTGCGTCTGCCGGTGCGGACGGCGACTATGTGAAAGCCGGCGACGAGCGCGTCATCGCCTATACCAAACTGATCGGCGGCGGCGAAGAAACCAGCGTAACCGTAGACACATCCAAGCTGGCAGCCGACGGCAAATACGAGTTCTACTGCTCCTTCCCCGCCCACGCTGCGCAGATGATCGGCCACGTTACCCTGAAATAA
- the rnhA gene encoding ribonuclease HI: MEKTVYLYTDGACKGNPGTGGWGALLRYGRHEKELCGGETETTNNRMELTAVIEGLKALKRKSRVQICTDSQYVKNGMESWIHGWKKNGWKTSAKQPVKNEDLWRELDRLVAEHEVIWTWVKGHAGHPENERADALANMGAAAVKRNVQT; the protein is encoded by the coding sequence ATGGAAAAAACCGTCTATCTCTACACCGACGGCGCGTGCAAAGGCAATCCCGGCACGGGCGGCTGGGGTGCGCTGCTGCGTTACGGCCGCCACGAAAAAGAACTCTGCGGCGGCGAGACCGAAACCACCAACAACCGCATGGAGCTGACCGCCGTCATCGAAGGACTCAAAGCCCTCAAACGCAAAAGCCGCGTGCAAATCTGCACCGACTCGCAATACGTCAAAAACGGCATGGAAAGCTGGATACACGGCTGGAAGAAAAACGGCTGGAAAACCTCTGCCAAACAGCCGGTGAAAAACGAAGACCTGTGGCGCGAACTCGACCGCCTTGTCGCCGAACACGAAGTTATCTGGACATGGGTCAAAGGCCATGCCGGCCATCCCGAAAACGAACGCGCCGACGCGCTTGCCAACATGGGTGCGGCAGCGGTAAAACGGAACGTGCAGACCTGA
- a CDS encoding antibiotic biosynthesis monooxygenase family protein, with product MKFNLKKTALIGASAAAVLFAAVAVAQDAPRFGKGFGKHHSPFSQEAREKWCSPKRVTLINVFEVPKGSEEAAIQSWEKSRDFLARQKGYISTKLHRAIRPDGRFQLVNVAQWASPEEFQAATEKMRRELPDTMPQGTVFHPGLYNVVRSDGEPPFAEKFCQGKKHSR from the coding sequence ATGAAGTTCAATCTGAAAAAAACCGCGCTGATAGGCGCATCCGCCGCCGCCGTATTGTTTGCCGCCGTTGCCGTGGCACAAGATGCGCCGCGTTTCGGCAAAGGCTTCGGCAAGCACCATTCGCCCTTTTCGCAGGAAGCGCGCGAAAAATGGTGCAGCCCCAAGCGCGTAACCCTGATTAACGTGTTTGAAGTGCCCAAAGGCAGCGAAGAAGCCGCCATCCAATCATGGGAAAAATCGCGCGACTTCCTCGCCCGGCAAAAAGGCTACATCAGCACCAAGCTGCACCGCGCCATCCGCCCAGACGGCCGCTTCCAACTGGTTAACGTTGCCCAATGGGCATCGCCCGAAGAATTCCAAGCCGCCACGGAAAAAATGCGCCGCGAGCTGCCCGACACCATGCCACAAGGCACCGTGTTCCACCCCGGTCTGTACAACGTGGTACGCAGCGACGGCGAACCGCCGTTTGCCGAAAAATTCTGCCAAGGCAAAAAACACAGCCGATAA
- a CDS encoding immunity 8 family protein: MIKLDLKSINLYDIDFEKFTPEIPDNFHRWIDLDIGIEGEQGSSIFSLCICSPKWISHHCNKEGFFWSNALILEQFDHKIIKSEIDKILEYCSKETWDLTLSNLLRFFSWEFEDYNPNT, encoded by the coding sequence ATGATTAAATTAGATTTAAAAAGCATAAATTTATATGATATTGATTTTGAAAAATTCACCCCCGAAATTCCAGATAATTTTCATAGATGGATAGATTTGGATATCGGAATCGAAGGAGAACAAGGCTCATCTATTTTTTCACTTTGCATTTGTTCTCCTAAATGGATTTCCCATCATTGTAATAAAGAAGGTTTTTTTTGGTCTAATGCATTAATATTAGAACAGTTTGATCATAAGATTATTAAAAGTGAAATTGATAAAATATTAGAATATTGCTCAAAAGAAACTTGGGATTTGACACTTTCAAACTTATTACGATTTTTTTCTTGGGAATTCGAAGATTACAATCCAAACACATAA
- a CDS encoding DciA family protein, which yields MDFKQIGKRSGQGDDPSARTQLEFLLQSAQAWRQLDRAVKQHLPANLHPYVQTARIDQDGSLVLLAANGTAASRLKMLAPALLPKLRQCSGLITAVRVKTVPKTAAPPRQNSLKLSPAALDALADGADRLEHHPQLAAALRRLVGKYQK from the coding sequence ATGGATTTCAAACAAATCGGCAAACGCAGCGGGCAGGGCGACGACCCTTCCGCCCGTACGCAGCTTGAATTTCTGCTGCAAAGCGCGCAGGCATGGCGGCAGCTCGACCGCGCCGTCAAACAGCACCTGCCCGCCAACCTCCATCCGTATGTGCAAACGGCCCGTATCGACCAAGACGGCAGCCTCGTGCTGCTGGCTGCCAACGGCACCGCCGCCTCGCGTCTGAAAATGCTCGCTCCCGCCCTGCTGCCGAAGCTGCGGCAATGCAGCGGGCTGATTACCGCCGTCCGCGTCAAAACCGTCCCCAAAACCGCCGCACCGCCCCGGCAAAACAGCCTCAAACTCAGCCCTGCCGCGCTGGATGCGCTGGCAGACGGCGCGGACAGGCTGGAACACCATCCGCAGCTGGCCGCCGCCCTGCGCCGTTTGGTCGGCAAATATCAAAAATAA
- a CDS encoding alkene reductase, protein MKLLQPYTLGSLKLKNRMVMAAMTRSRADADGVVGAITAEYYAQRASAGLILSEAVNISADALGSPLTPSLYTPAQIEAWQKVTAAVHEKGGLIFAQLWHTGRVAHSADRHGILPAAPSPIKIEGMQHFTSQGAKDYETPRELTTAEIQQIIADYAQAAQNAIAAGFDGVELHAANGYLPQQFLADSSNHRQDAYGGSTANKARFTLETMQAIIAAVGGERVGIKISPLHPYAGIAFDNPTATYEYLINELNKLDFAFVEIMQRAPMFPLLPHYPQSDELALFGKMVQGKTLIAGTGYTAATGEAALESGAADLIAYGAAFLANPDLPRRFEQGAELNTPDRATMFGGGEQGYVDYPFLK, encoded by the coding sequence ATGAAACTCCTGCAACCCTACACCCTCGGCAGCCTGAAACTCAAAAACCGCATGGTAATGGCCGCCATGACCCGCAGCCGCGCCGATGCCGACGGCGTAGTCGGCGCAATAACCGCCGAATACTACGCCCAACGCGCATCCGCAGGGCTGATACTGTCCGAAGCCGTCAACATCTCCGCCGACGCACTCGGCAGCCCGCTCACCCCCAGCCTGTACACCCCCGCCCAAATCGAAGCATGGCAAAAAGTAACCGCCGCCGTACACGAAAAAGGCGGGCTGATATTCGCCCAACTCTGGCACACAGGGCGCGTCGCCCACTCCGCCGACCGCCACGGCATACTGCCCGCCGCCCCCAGCCCAATCAAAATCGAAGGCATGCAGCACTTCACCTCGCAAGGCGCAAAAGATTACGAAACCCCGCGCGAACTCACCACCGCCGAAATCCAACAAATCATCGCCGACTACGCCCAAGCCGCCCAAAACGCCATCGCCGCAGGCTTTGACGGCGTAGAACTGCACGCCGCCAACGGCTACCTGCCGCAGCAATTCCTCGCCGACAGCAGCAACCACCGCCAAGACGCATACGGCGGCAGCACCGCCAACAAAGCCCGCTTCACGCTGGAAACCATGCAGGCAATCATCGCAGCCGTGGGCGGCGAGCGCGTCGGCATCAAAATCAGCCCCCTGCACCCCTACGCAGGCATCGCGTTTGACAACCCAACCGCCACTTATGAATATCTAATCAACGAGTTAAACAAACTGGACTTCGCCTTTGTAGAAATCATGCAGCGCGCGCCCATGTTCCCCCTGCTGCCGCACTATCCGCAAAGCGACGAACTCGCCCTGTTCGGCAAAATGGTGCAGGGCAAAACCCTCATCGCAGGCACAGGCTACACCGCCGCCACAGGCGAAGCCGCGCTGGAAAGCGGCGCAGCCGATTTAATCGCCTACGGCGCAGCCTTCCTCGCCAACCCCGACCTGCCGCGCCGCTTCGAGCAAGGCGCAGAGCTGAACACCCCCGACCGCGCCACCATGTTCGGCGGCGGCGAGCAGGGGTATGTTGATTATCCGTTTTTAAAATAG
- a CDS encoding replication initiation protein — MTTSHVVISNYITRSAQTLNLVEKRILMAGIAKLGGVNGEVKLTAQEYADTYGVDIRTAYNELKGAVGTLMKRTLSWQITDGKKIGTRTTIWVQGYDYFKDEGLVKFRFSEYIFPFLFELQREFTKYQLQQAAALRSIYSWRLLELFEQMKDKTDGSGWLSIPIEEFWHAMEATESYKTNFQLLRKRVIEPAIKELTEKDNWLIEWEARKRGRKVATLLFKFQRNPQKSLF; from the coding sequence TTGACTACTAGTCATGTTGTAATCTCAAATTACATCACGCGTTCCGCTCAAACTTTGAATTTAGTGGAAAAACGGATTTTAATGGCAGGAATTGCCAAGCTCGGCGGTGTGAATGGAGAAGTTAAATTGACTGCCCAAGAGTACGCCGACACCTACGGCGTAGATATCCGTACCGCCTATAACGAGCTCAAAGGGGCGGTAGGCACATTGATGAAGCGAACGCTGTCTTGGCAAATAACGGACGGTAAAAAAATCGGTACGCGTACGACAATTTGGGTTCAGGGCTATGATTATTTCAAAGATGAAGGCTTAGTTAAATTCAGATTTTCTGAGTACATCTTCCCTTTTTTATTTGAATTGCAAAGAGAATTTACCAAATACCAACTACAACAGGCTGCCGCCTTGCGCTCTATTTACTCATGGCGGCTGCTTGAATTGTTTGAACAGATGAAAGACAAGACAGACGGCTCGGGTTGGCTGTCTATACCGATTGAAGAGTTTTGGCACGCTATGGAGGCAACCGAAAGTTACAAAACAAATTTCCAATTATTGCGTAAACGCGTTATTGAGCCTGCAATTAAAGAACTGACCGAAAAAGATAATTGGCTGATTGAGTGGGAAGCGCGTAAACGTGGCCGTAAAGTGGCAACACTACTGTTTAAGTTCCAACGCAATCCACAGAAAAGTCTTTTCTAA
- a CDS encoding MarR family winged helix-turn-helix transcriptional regulator gives MSFSHTELSKRFSLLTGTLPEFNLPRTLTAQLLRVTAERLSTHMNRCLRAEGITESLWYALLFVYVSPNREIMPSQLSDLLNLTRTSATRLSDEMSARGWIRRERGTNSQDRRQIILRLTPEGEAFIHKIQPLIAAKRDRIWADFTEADYAELQRLFAKLLDKLQD, from the coding sequence ATGAGTTTTTCCCACACCGAATTGAGCAAACGCTTCTCCCTCCTCACCGGCACCCTGCCCGAATTCAACCTCCCCCGCACCCTCACCGCCCAGCTTCTGCGCGTAACCGCCGAACGCCTCAGCACCCACATGAACCGCTGCCTCAGAGCCGAAGGCATCACCGAAAGCCTGTGGTACGCCCTGCTCTTCGTCTACGTCAGCCCCAACCGGGAAATCATGCCCTCCCAGCTGAGCGACCTGCTCAACCTGACACGCACCAGTGCCACCCGCCTGTCCGACGAAATGTCCGCACGCGGCTGGATACGGCGCGAACGCGGCACCAACAGCCAAGACCGCCGCCAAATCATCCTGCGCCTCACCCCCGAAGGCGAAGCCTTCATCCACAAAATCCAGCCGCTGATTGCCGCCAAACGCGACCGCATCTGGGCAGACTTCACCGAAGCCGACTACGCCGAACTGCAACGCCTGTTTGCCAAGCTGCTCGACAAACTCCAAGACTGA
- a CDS encoding superoxide dismutase family protein: MQKTLAALLCAVSLGAYAQSEITVPVALLNANGDTPVGEIRISQNKYGAIFTPHLKNIPAGVYGFHVHEHPSCAPAEKDGKPVLGLSAGGHWDPHQANAHKGPWDDSGRLGDLPALAIDARGHGQPVLAPRIKDISQLHGHSLVIHVGGDNYSDHPAPLGGGGARMACGVIR; this comes from the coding sequence ATGCAGAAAACCTTAGCAGCCCTGCTTTGCGCCGTCTCCTTGGGCGCATACGCGCAAAGCGAAATCACCGTCCCCGTTGCCCTGTTAAACGCAAACGGCGACACCCCGGTCGGCGAAATACGCATCAGCCAAAACAAATACGGCGCAATCTTCACGCCCCACCTGAAAAATATCCCCGCAGGCGTGTACGGCTTCCATGTGCACGAACACCCAAGCTGCGCCCCCGCCGAAAAAGACGGCAAACCAGTGCTCGGGCTCTCGGCAGGCGGCCATTGGGACCCGCACCAAGCCAACGCCCACAAAGGCCCGTGGGACGACAGCGGACGCTTGGGCGATTTGCCCGCCTTGGCAATTGATGCCCGCGGACACGGGCAGCCCGTTCTCGCGCCGCGCATCAAAGACATCAGCCAACTGCACGGGCATTCGCTGGTAATCCACGTGGGCGGCGACAATTACAGCGACCACCCCGCGCCGCTGGGCGGAGGCGGCGCACGCATGGCCTGCGGCGTTATCCGCTGA
- a CDS encoding hemerythrin domain-containing protein → MNFFNAKSVTFDDPIAMLYACHGKVRRFCGQVAMLDGYIAEHGCNDVVMQAVRQIARYFNVAAPLHHEDEELDYFPLLLRYAPQAQADVDELLRQHGLLHANWSAVAAEFAGLEADAAYRPDAAVFKAFADGYAVHLALEEGLFELGKTHIPTEELARIGKNMARRRRG, encoded by the coding sequence ATGAATTTTTTCAATGCAAAAAGCGTTACTTTCGACGATCCGATCGCAATGCTCTATGCCTGCCACGGCAAGGTGCGCCGCTTTTGCGGACAGGTCGCAATGCTCGACGGCTATATTGCCGAACACGGCTGCAACGATGTGGTGATGCAGGCCGTGCGTCAGATTGCCCGCTATTTCAATGTTGCCGCGCCGCTGCACCACGAAGACGAGGAGCTGGATTATTTTCCGCTGCTGCTGCGTTACGCGCCGCAGGCGCAGGCCGATGTGGACGAGCTTCTGCGCCAGCACGGCCTGCTTCATGCCAACTGGTCGGCGGTGGCCGCCGAGTTTGCCGGGCTGGAAGCGGATGCGGCCTACCGCCCGGACGCGGCGGTGTTCAAGGCCTTTGCCGACGGCTATGCCGTGCATCTGGCTTTGGAAGAGGGTTTGTTTGAGTTGGGTAAAACGCATATTCCCACAGAGGAGCTGGCGCGTATCGGTAAAAATATGGCGCGGCGCAGGCGGGGCTAG
- a CDS encoding cytochrome b: protein MKPDTTLRYGTLTRLFHWGMAACYLFMFATALAWNLDGSLKFLIGAHKAAGVLLLLMTFARFLWALKNLRRRPEGSLKAKLGHLALYALMFAAPASGMARQFEAPFGAAHGALAFLLLLLVGGHIAMTVLHQRKGEAVLQRMA, encoded by the coding sequence ATGAAACCCGACACGACGCTCCGCTACGGCACGCTGACCCGCCTGTTCCACTGGGGCATGGCCGCCTGCTATCTGTTTATGTTTGCCACCGCGCTGGCATGGAATCTGGACGGCAGCCTGAAATTTCTGATTGGCGCACACAAAGCCGCCGGCGTATTGCTGCTGCTGATGACTTTTGCCCGCTTTCTTTGGGCATTGAAAAACCTGCGCCGCCGCCCCGAAGGCAGCCTGAAAGCCAAGCTGGGACACCTTGCGCTGTATGCGCTGATGTTTGCTGCGCCCGCATCGGGCATGGCGCGGCAGTTTGAAGCCCCGTTTGGCGCGGCACACGGCGCGTTGGCGTTCCTGTTGCTGCTGCTGGTGGGCGGGCACATCGCGATGACGGTGCTCCACCAGCGCAAAGGCGAAGCCGTTTTGCAGCGCATGGCGTAG
- a CDS encoding MarR family winged helix-turn-helix transcriptional regulator, which produces MDTPSETLSRISTGIFHANGLLTAWGDRFAADLGLTSSRWQMLGALAQAAAPQTSPQLGERMGMSRQGAQKQLNLLLADGLVAAADNPAHKRSPLYSLTADGAALYEKIHLRWMRQAEEWTADLDAEELAAAENVLRKLAEKVKAAG; this is translated from the coding sequence ATGGACACGCCGTCTGAAACACTCAGCCGCATCAGCACCGGAATTTTCCACGCCAACGGGCTGCTGACCGCATGGGGCGACCGCTTCGCCGCCGATTTGGGGCTGACCTCGTCGCGCTGGCAGATGCTCGGCGCGCTTGCCCAAGCCGCCGCGCCGCAAACCTCGCCGCAGCTTGGCGAACGCATGGGCATGAGCCGCCAAGGCGCGCAAAAACAGCTCAACCTGCTGCTGGCAGACGGGCTGGTTGCCGCCGCCGACAACCCCGCCCACAAACGTTCGCCGCTGTATTCGCTCACCGCAGACGGCGCGGCGCTCTACGAAAAAATCCACCTGCGCTGGATGCGGCAGGCGGAAGAATGGACGGCGGATTTGGACGCGGAAGAATTGGCGGCGGCGGAAAACGTGCTGCGGAAGCTGGCGGAGAAGGTTAAAGCGGCCGGGTAG
- a CDS encoding MafB family polymorphic toxin (MafB polymorphic toxins, described in Neisseria, are fratricidal toxins the provide a competitive advantage. Each MafB is accompanied by an immunity protein MafI.) yields the protein MKFSIQKFMLLFVVATSLLQMPIAHANGLDARLRDDMQAKHYEPGGKYHLFGNGRGSITNRVYAVRTFGGTAVGPVLPITHERTGFEGVIGYETHFSGHGHEVHAPFDNHNSKSLSDFSGGVDGGFTVYQLHRTGSEIHPADGYDGPQGGGYPVPKGARDIYSYHVKGTSTKTKINIVPYAPFSDRWLKENADAVPDFFSRADEAGKLIWESDPNKNWWGNRMDDVRGIIQGAANPFLTGFQGLGIGAITDSAVNPVTDTTTQKTLQGINDLGNLSPAAQLAAATSLQDSAFAVRDGINSAKQWADAHPNTTATAQTALAGAEAAATVWGGKKVEVNPAKWDWVKGTDYEMPTTRIMQPVDGEMFATKNVDFSTDSIGKQIHEGVQGKHILDHNNYLPGRSVLDSNVDPQELLNGIHSGNYPVISKTSRGMPVVDFGKTIGVDASSGLSTNFGAVHTGNKGVHIVPHNPNTIEKIK from the coding sequence ATGAAATTTTCTATTCAAAAATTCATGCTGCTGTTTGTAGTAGCAACATCCTTACTACAAATGCCTATTGCCCATGCTAACGGCTTAGATGCACGTTTACGCGATGATATGCAGGCAAAACACTACGAGCCTGGTGGTAAATATCATCTGTTTGGCAATGGTCGTGGCAGCATTACAAATCGGGTTTATGCCGTTCGCACATTTGGAGGGACTGCTGTCGGACCTGTACTGCCTATTACGCATGAACGAACAGGATTTGAAGGTGTTATCGGTTACGAAACCCATTTTTCAGGACACGGACATGAAGTACATGCTCCGTTTGATAACCATAATTCAAAAAGCCTTTCTGATTTCAGTGGCGGTGTAGATGGTGGTTTTACTGTTTACCAACTTCATCGGACAGGATCGGAAATCCATCCTGCGGATGGATATGACGGGCCGCAGGGCGGCGGCTATCCCGTGCCAAAAGGTGCAAGGGATATATACAGCTACCATGTCAAAGGAACATCTACAAAAACAAAAATTAACATTGTCCCATATGCCCCTTTTTCAGACCGTTGGCTAAAAGAAAATGCCGATGCCGTTCCTGATTTTTTCAGCCGAGCAGATGAGGCAGGAAAACTGATATGGGAAAGCGACCCTAATAAAAATTGGTGGGGTAACCGCATGGATGATGTTCGCGGCATCATCCAAGGCGCAGCCAATCCTTTTTTAACAGGTTTTCAGGGATTGGGCATTGGGGCAATTACAGACAGTGCGGTAAATCCGGTAACCGATACGACCACACAGAAAACTTTACAGGGTATTAATGATTTAGGAAATTTAAGTCCCGCAGCACAACTTGCAGCTGCAACCTCATTACAAGACAGTGCTTTTGCGGTTCGGGACGGTATCAACTCTGCCAAACAATGGGCAGATGCCCATCCAAATACGACTGCAACGGCACAAACTGCTCTTGCCGGTGCAGAGGCAGCAGCTACGGTTTGGGGTGGCAAAAAGGTAGAAGTCAATCCTGCCAAGTGGGATTGGGTTAAAGGTACTGACTATGAAATGCCCACCACGCGCATCATGCAACCTGTAGATGGGGAGATGTTTGCAACCAAAAATGTAGATTTCAGCACTGACAGCATCGGAAAACAAATTCATGAAGGAGTGCAAGGAAAGCACATTTTAGACCATAATAATTATCTCCCAGGTAGAAGTGTACTGGATAGCAATGTTGACCCACAAGAACTGCTTAATGGTATACACTCTGGCAATTACCCAGTTATTTCCAAAACTAGCCGCGGTATGCCAGTAGTTGATTTTGGTAAAACAATTGGTGTGGATGCTTCATCTGGTCTAAGCACTAATTTTGGTGCTGTTCACACTGGAAATAAAGGTGTGCATATTGTTCCTCACAATCCTAATACAATAGAAAAAATTAAATAA
- the mafA gene encoding adhesin MafA — protein sequence MQARLLIPVLFSVLILSACGTLTGIPSHGGGKRFAVEQELVAASARAAVKDMDLQALQGRKVALYIATMGDQGSGSLTGGRYSIDALVRGEYINSPASRTDYTYPRYETTAETTSGGLTGLTTSLSTLNAPAVSRTQSDGSGSRSSIGLNIGGMGDYRNETLTTNPRDTAFLSHLVQTVFFLRGIDVVSPANADTDVFINIDVFGTIRNRTEMHLYNAETLRAQTKLEYFAVDRTNKQLLIKPKTNAFEAAYKENYALWMGPYKVSKGIKPTEGLMVDFSDIQPYGNQTGSTAPSVENDNSHKGYGYSDEVIRQRRQEQP from the coding sequence ATGCAAGCACGGCTGCTGATACCTGTACTGTTTTCAGTTTTGATCTTATCCGCCTGCGGTACGCTAACGGGTATTCCGTCGCATGGCGGCGGCAAACGTTTTGCGGTTGAGCAAGAACTCGTAGCTGCTTCGGCAAGAGCTGCCGTTAAAGATATGGATTTACAGGCATTGCAGGGACGAAAAGTTGCACTGTACATTGCGACTATGGGTGACCAAGGGTCAGGGAGTTTGACGGGCGGCCGTTATTCCATAGATGCCTTAGTGCGTGGCGAATACATAAACAGCCCTGCCAGCCGTACCGATTACACCTACCCGCGTTACGAAACCACCGCAGAAACAACATCAGGCGGCTTGACAGGTTTAACCACTTCTTTATCTACACTTAATGCCCCTGCGGTATCGCGTACCCAATCAGACGGCAGTGGAAGCAGAAGCAGTATCGGATTGAATATTGGCGGAATGGGCGACTATCGTAATGAAACCTTGACTACCAACCCGCGCGACACTGCTTTTCTTTCCCATTTGGTGCAGACCGTATTTTTCCTGAGAGGCATAGATGTTGTTTCTCCTGCCAATGCAGATACGGATGTATTTATTAACATTGATGTATTCGGAACTATCCGTAATAGAACCGAAATGCACCTGTACAATGCCGAAACATTGAGAGCCCAAACAAAACTGGAATATTTCGCAGTAGACAGAACCAACAAGCAATTGCTGATTAAACCCAAAACCAACGCATTTGAAGCTGCCTATAAAGAAAATTACGCATTATGGATGGGACCGTACAAAGTAAGCAAAGGAATTAAACCGACTGAAGGATTAATGGTCGATTTCTCTGATATTCAACCATACGGCAATCAGACAGGCAGCACTGCTCCATCCGTAGAAAACGATAACAGCCATAAAGGATATGGATACAGTGATGAAGTAATACGACAACGCAGACAAGAGCAACCTTGA
- a CDS encoding YihY family inner membrane protein, which yields MNLRLRRIPQAVRRSRTFGFAAFLCRRFDELNVPQVAASLTFTTLLALVPVLTVALYILSAFPMYGRLSAAVLQFIDSNLVPQGAGAVRGYLATFQNNAANLTAIGIAFLGLTSLLLIRTIDLTFNRIWQVQNLRPLRMQLLLYWMMLTFAPLAVGCGLATWEILIKDKLLAASDPFSDGLRILAATAGGSVALFFLYRYIPNRYVPARHALAGAAATALLLELLRRGFAWYIGTFNSYTLIYGAFAAIPVFLLWIHLVWMLLLSGAVFTSSLSYWHGDAFRTAFGARTRFDDVLKILLLLHRARSANRSLHIQDFRRRISLGYDELGGLLDALVRHGYICCGKRGWTLQTDAAHIRLDELFALFVYRPAPEGTDTVADAVSERVRPVLARMDDTLESFAAALPEHGREAV from the coding sequence ATGAATCTGCGCCTACGCCGCATCCCACAGGCCGTGCGCCGCTCCCGCACATTCGGCTTCGCCGCCTTCCTCTGCCGCCGCTTCGACGAGCTCAACGTACCGCAGGTGGCCGCCAGCCTGACCTTTACCACGCTGCTGGCACTCGTCCCCGTCCTCACCGTCGCCCTCTACATCCTCTCCGCCTTTCCCATGTACGGCCGCCTCTCCGCCGCCGTGCTGCAATTTATCGACAGCAACCTCGTTCCCCAGGGCGCGGGCGCGGTGCGCGGCTACCTCGCCACCTTCCAAAACAACGCCGCCAACCTCACCGCCATCGGCATCGCCTTTCTCGGCCTCACCTCCCTGCTGCTCATCCGCACCATCGACCTCACTTTCAACCGCATCTGGCAGGTACAAAACCTACGCCCCCTGCGTATGCAGCTCCTGCTGTACTGGATGATGCTCACTTTCGCCCCGCTGGCCGTCGGCTGCGGGCTGGCTACATGGGAAATCCTCATCAAAGACAAGCTCCTGGCCGCGTCCGACCCGTTTTCAGACGGCCTGCGCATCCTCGCCGCCACGGCAGGCGGCTCCGTCGCCCTCTTCTTCCTCTACCGCTACATTCCCAACCGCTACGTCCCTGCCCGCCACGCCCTCGCCGGCGCGGCCGCCACCGCCCTCCTGCTCGAACTGCTGCGGCGCGGCTTTGCCTGGTATATCGGCACATTCAACAGCTACACCCTGATTTACGGCGCATTCGCCGCCATCCCCGTCTTCCTGCTGTGGATTCATCTCGTCTGGATGCTCCTGCTCTCCGGCGCGGTATTCACCTCCTCCCTGTCCTACTGGCATGGCGACGCGTTCCGCACCGCCTTCGGCGCGCGCACCCGTTTCGACGACGTACTCAAAATCCTGCTCCTGCTCCACCGCGCCCGCAGCGCAAACCGCAGCCTGCACATCCAAGACTTCCGCCGCCGCATCAGCCTGGGCTACGACGAACTGGGCGGCCTCCTCGACGCACTCGTCCGCCACGGCTACATTTGCTGCGGCAAACGCGGCTGGACGCTGCAAACCGATGCCGCACACATCCGCCTCGACGAACTCTTCGCCCTCTTCGTCTACCGCCCCGCCCCCGAAGGCACCGACACCGTGGCCGACGCGGTATCCGAACGCGTCCGCCCCGTTCTCGCCCGCATGGACGACACCCTGGAAAGTTTCGCCGCCGCCCTGCCCGAACACGGCAGAGAGGCCGTCTGA